Proteins found in one Mucilaginibacter gracilis genomic segment:
- a CDS encoding DUF1896 family protein, giving the protein MEEELLKKLHSFIIENNPDLLVQLYDNRMMAAYLEDKLKLAVPLITQLSDAGKPAAVIEEQCMNRLTADLRPSRFHYIREVLEDEFEPVYYRLVESGTLTYEIISLLEDCNLVFDDFGFSEDNENNRGLRRQIIRAISDYQERKE; this is encoded by the coding sequence ATGGAAGAGGAACTATTAAAAAAGCTGCACAGCTTTATCATAGAGAACAATCCTGATCTGCTCGTGCAACTGTATGATAACCGCATGATGGCGGCATATCTCGAAGACAAATTGAAACTGGCAGTACCACTGATCACGCAGCTATCGGATGCGGGAAAACCCGCCGCTGTTATTGAAGAACAATGTATGAACAGGCTGACAGCCGACCTCCGGCCATCAAGGTTTCATTATATCAGGGAGGTACTGGAAGATGAATTTGAGCCCGTTTATTACCGGCTGGTGGAAAGCGGAACGCTTACCTATGAGATCATCAGCCTGCTGGAAGATTGTAACCTTGTTTTCGATGATTTCGGGTTTTCGGAGGACAACGAAAATAATCGCGGTTTACGAAGGCAGATCATCCGGGCGATCAGCGACTATCAGGAAAGAAAAGAATAA
- a CDS encoding DUF4133 domain-containing protein, whose amino-acid sequence MNSIYQINKGINKPIEFQGLKAQYIGYLAAGLVALMILFAVLYISGVPTLVCLPLILLLGTTLFLMVYRYSHKYGQYGLLKKAAKRNIPASIRFRSRKLFTQLKKN is encoded by the coding sequence ATGAACAGCATCTATCAGATCAATAAGGGCATTAATAAGCCAATAGAATTTCAGGGTTTAAAGGCACAATATATCGGTTACCTGGCCGCAGGGCTGGTCGCGCTGATGATCCTGTTTGCCGTACTGTATATAAGCGGCGTGCCGACGCTCGTTTGCCTGCCCCTGATCCTGCTGCTTGGAACTACTCTTTTTTTAATGGTTTATCGCTACAGCCATAAATACGGTCAATACGGTCTGCTGAAGAAAGCTGCAAAGAGAAACATCCCGGCAAGCATTCGTTTCCGCTCCCGCAAATTATTTACCCAACTAAAGAAGAACTGA
- a CDS encoding sensor histidine kinase, whose product MNDHNFIVIGIIGTLIFLSAFIALVVLMIVLRKKMNQHHHERQQLLLAVIRESERTLQQVSREVHDNIGQLASLHHMTVRRIEKTLDAHEREQLFESAYRISALIESNCSNLGYSLNGDYIKERGLSNMIQDDIEHIRAAGEINCHVDIVGDVRSLGSSAEVVIYRIAQEAIRNVIKHASATVLDTRLYYNDDDFELVIRDNGNGFDIEKIGETGGLGISNMKERAQVLQGKLKVASIQGVGSCIIVTIPYSSKDIMQGL is encoded by the coding sequence ATGAACGATCATAACTTCATAGTCATCGGCATCATCGGCACCCTGATCTTTTTATCCGCTTTTATTGCGCTGGTAGTCCTTATGATCGTTCTCCGGAAAAAGATGAACCAGCACCATCATGAAAGACAGCAGTTGCTGCTGGCGGTTATCAGGGAAAGTGAAAGAACCTTGCAACAGGTATCCAGGGAGGTACATGATAATATCGGTCAGTTGGCCAGCTTACATCATATGACTGTTCGCAGGATTGAGAAGACGCTCGATGCTCATGAACGGGAACAGCTTTTTGAAAGCGCCTACCGCATCAGTGCATTGATTGAATCTAATTGTTCCAATCTCGGCTATTCTTTAAACGGCGATTATATCAAGGAACGGGGACTAAGCAATATGATACAGGATGACATTGAACACATACGCGCAGCAGGTGAGATCAATTGCCATGTCGATATTGTCGGGGATGTCAGATCACTTGGATCAAGCGCAGAAGTTGTGATATACAGGATAGCACAGGAAGCTATACGTAACGTGATCAAGCACGCAAGCGCAACTGTACTGGATACAAGGCTATACTATAACGATGATGATTTTGAACTGGTCATCAGAGATAATGGTAACGGGTTCGATATAGAAAAAATAGGGGAAACAGGGGGGCTTGGGATTTCCAATATGAAGGAGCGGGCACAGGTCTTGCAAGGAAAATTGAAGGTCGCTTCTATTCAGGGTGTCGGCAGCTGTATCATAGTGACTATTCCTTATAGCAGTAAGGACATTATGCAGGGTTTATAA
- a CDS encoding TlpA family protein disulfide reductase yields MKRKAFSIILAIVWSISFESSAQQHKYRQLAIGDNIAETPALKNLLHYPSPRLFLKDLTGKLVIIDFWSTGCPSCIAAIPHLESLQKEFEGRIQIIMIDPWESKVNIEKRVSKMSVLRPGIGLTTLPCLYGDTIWRYIFPHHELPHHVWIDKGGKIIAATTAVNATSEHISQILTGRVINLSEKNDLNSRGYDVRNKGLMFPGDTSIRATFYSGFFKSNPGFGAGSKISVDTIRNIYKRDIFNTDLIQFFKIAAHGTRILFELKNYNDYLRPKNNNDFDSWFSKYCYSYEIVMPLRQRDSLYSFLLQDMNRYFLMRNNIKAVLSVRKIPTYTLKRIGETPIKSGKMGKDTMIETADVYKFINQPFSKVLNYLKSIEDLSLPLAFLDKSNISSNTLVTLNLPKNLSDKRLLQTSLFEQGLSLSFTDQDIKVLVVSDK; encoded by the coding sequence ATGAAAAGAAAAGCGTTTTCTATTATCCTTGCTATTGTGTGGAGCATTTCTTTCGAGAGCTCGGCACAACAGCACAAATACCGTCAGTTGGCTATTGGCGATAATATTGCAGAAACACCGGCGTTAAAAAATTTATTGCACTACCCATCTCCGAGACTTTTTTTAAAAGACCTCACAGGAAAATTGGTCATCATTGACTTTTGGAGCACCGGCTGCCCTTCCTGCATCGCAGCGATACCTCATTTAGAAAGCCTGCAAAAAGAATTTGAAGGTCGTATTCAGATTATAATGATTGACCCCTGGGAATCGAAAGTTAATATTGAAAAAAGAGTTTCTAAAATGTCTGTACTTAGGCCGGGTATCGGACTTACGACACTACCATGTTTGTATGGTGATACGATATGGAGATACATCTTCCCACATCATGAGCTCCCGCATCATGTATGGATAGATAAAGGTGGTAAAATTATTGCTGCTACTACCGCTGTTAACGCGACATCTGAGCATATATCCCAAATCCTCACAGGCCGCGTTATAAACTTATCAGAAAAAAACGACCTTAACAGCAGGGGATATGATGTGAGAAATAAAGGCTTGATGTTTCCTGGCGATACCTCCATAAGGGCCACATTTTATTCAGGCTTTTTTAAATCTAATCCAGGGTTTGGTGCCGGAAGTAAAATATCAGTTGATACGATCCGTAATATTTATAAAAGAGACATTTTCAATACCGATTTAATTCAATTTTTTAAAATAGCAGCACACGGCACTCGCATCTTGTTCGAACTTAAAAACTATAATGATTACTTACGGCCAAAGAATAATAATGATTTCGATTCCTGGTTCAGCAAATATTGTTACTCCTATGAAATAGTAATGCCACTACGGCAAAGGGATAGTCTGTATAGTTTTCTGTTGCAGGATATGAATAGATACTTTTTAATGCGCAATAATATTAAAGCTGTTTTATCAGTCAGAAAAATCCCAACGTATACGTTAAAAAGAATCGGTGAAACACCCATTAAATCAGGTAAGATGGGTAAGGACACGATGATAGAAACCGCTGATGTCTATAAGTTCATAAATCAGCCTTTTTCTAAAGTATTAAATTATTTGAAATCGATTGAAGATTTGAGTTTGCCTTTGGCATTTTTAGACAAATCAAACATTTCTTCAAATACTCTGGTAACATTAAATCTGCCTAAAAATTTATCTGATAAAAGATTGTTACAAACCTCACTGTTTGAACAGGGTCTATCATTGTCTTTTACTGACCAGGATATCAAAGTGCTGGTTGTAAGCGACAAATAA
- a CDS encoding DUF4134 domain-containing protein yields MKTQTVKQTKNKVNRKTATLVLLATILASVAYAQDGNAGINAATTQVKSYFAAGTSLMYAIGAVVGLIGAVKVYNKWNHGEPDTSKVAAAWFGSCVFLVIVATVLKSFFGV; encoded by the coding sequence ATGAAAACTCAAACAGTAAAACAGACAAAAAACAAAGTCAATCGCAAAACAGCAACACTCGTTCTTTTAGCAACCATCTTAGCGTCAGTAGCATACGCCCAGGACGGCAATGCAGGTATCAACGCGGCAACCACGCAGGTGAAGAGTTATTTCGCAGCGGGCACCAGCCTGATGTACGCCATTGGAGCCGTGGTTGGCCTCATCGGAGCCGTCAAGGTCTATAACAAATGGAATCACGGCGAGCCGGATACGTCCAAGGTGGCCGCAGCATGGTTCGGAAGCTGTGTATTCCTGGTGATCGTGGCAACTGTTCTTAAATCCTTCTTCGGCGTATGA
- a CDS encoding TraG family conjugative transposon ATPase: MAQPIDIEQLLPVYKVENDCLLSVRGDITLAYELTLPEIFTLSNEEYEAFHQAWLKAIKILPKFTVFHKQDWFIADKIQADFEQDDISFLSRASERFFNERPFLNHKCYVLLTKKPGGRKPSTSLYSNLLRRSLVPEQTINPLMFQEFLDGAGQFERILTDSGFVGLRRLNSDELAGTDQQPGLLAQYLFLQAPGEVPALKDIQLKDGLKIGDNVCQLYTLSDAEDLPPACGSRINYDRYCTDRTKFSVGFAATLGQLLSCNHIYNQYIFIDDTAKTLKNLEAKRRRLQSLSAYSRENAISRDATADFLNEAISAQRLPVKAHFNILAWTDDPAELKDIRNQVASAMVQMDATPKQQTDGAPQIFWAGLPGNEADFPVNDTFDTFAEQAVCFLNMETGYRSSPSPVGIRLGDRMTGRPVNVDISDEPMKRGIITNRNKFILGPSGSGKSFFTNHMVRSYYEQGTHIVLVDVGHSYRGLCDLVKGYYFTYDEKNPIRFNPFYIGAGDILDTEKKESIKTLLLALWKKDDEVFGRAEYVALSNALQGYFEKVDKDGSLFPCFNTFYDYLQNEFIEVLKADKVKEKDFDIDNFLYVLRPYYKGGEFDYLLNATENLDLLTERFIVFELDNIKDHPILFPVVTIIIMEVFISKMRKLKGIRKMILIEEAWKAIAKEGMAEYIKYLFKTVRKFYGEAIVVTQEVEDIISSPVVKQAIINNSDCKILLDQSKYQNKFDAIQELLGLTEKEKALILSINKANDPARKYKEVFISLAGMLSRVYATEVSPEEYMAYTTEESEKVKVMQYARKYGSIEKGIAALVNEHKK, translated from the coding sequence ATGGCACAACCGATAGATATCGAACAACTGTTACCTGTTTACAAGGTCGAAAACGACTGCCTGCTCTCTGTCCGGGGAGATATTACACTGGCCTACGAACTGACCTTGCCTGAAATATTTACCCTGTCGAACGAGGAATACGAAGCCTTTCATCAGGCCTGGCTTAAAGCCATTAAAATCCTCCCAAAGTTTACCGTGTTCCATAAACAGGATTGGTTTATAGCCGATAAAATACAGGCGGATTTTGAGCAGGATGATATTTCTTTCCTCAGCCGCGCCAGTGAGCGTTTCTTTAATGAACGCCCCTTTCTTAATCATAAATGTTATGTACTGCTGACCAAAAAGCCGGGTGGCCGCAAGCCGTCAACCTCCTTGTATTCCAATCTGCTCCGCAGAAGCCTTGTACCGGAACAAACCATTAATCCCTTAATGTTCCAGGAATTTTTAGACGGAGCGGGGCAGTTTGAAAGAATACTGACTGATAGCGGTTTTGTCGGCCTGAGAAGACTTAATTCCGATGAACTTGCCGGAACAGATCAGCAACCGGGCTTATTAGCGCAATACCTGTTTCTGCAAGCGCCGGGCGAAGTCCCTGCCCTAAAGGATATTCAGTTAAAAGACGGGCTAAAGATCGGCGACAACGTTTGTCAGCTATATACGCTGTCTGATGCCGAAGACCTGCCACCGGCTTGCGGCTCCCGCATTAACTATGACCGCTATTGTACCGACCGGACAAAGTTCAGTGTAGGCTTTGCTGCCACGCTCGGCCAGCTCTTATCGTGCAACCATATCTACAATCAGTACATCTTTATCGATGATACTGCAAAAACCTTAAAGAACCTTGAAGCGAAGCGGAGAAGGCTGCAATCCCTATCCGCCTATTCACGCGAAAACGCGATTTCAAGGGATGCCACCGCAGACTTTTTAAATGAAGCGATCTCGGCGCAGCGGCTACCGGTAAAAGCACATTTCAATATCCTGGCATGGACAGATGATCCCGCTGAATTAAAGGACATCCGCAACCAGGTCGCATCGGCTATGGTGCAGATGGATGCCACACCGAAACAGCAGACAGATGGTGCTCCGCAGATCTTTTGGGCGGGCCTGCCCGGCAATGAAGCCGACTTTCCGGTGAACGATACCTTCGACACTTTCGCTGAACAGGCCGTGTGTTTTCTGAACATGGAAACCGGCTATCGCAGTTCTCCAAGCCCCGTAGGTATCCGGTTAGGCGACCGTATGACAGGCAGGCCGGTCAATGTGGACATATCCGATGAACCGATGAAGCGGGGTATTATTACCAACCGTAATAAATTTATCCTCGGTCCATCCGGCTCTGGTAAAAGCTTTTTCACTAATCACATGGTCCGCTCCTATTATGAACAGGGAACGCATATCGTTCTCGTGGACGTGGGCCATTCCTACCGTGGACTGTGTGACCTGGTGAAAGGTTATTACTTCACCTATGATGAAAAGAACCCGATCCGATTCAACCCCTTTTATATTGGTGCCGGGGATATACTGGACACAGAGAAAAAGGAAAGCATCAAAACGTTGCTGCTCGCCTTGTGGAAAAAAGATGATGAAGTATTTGGCCGCGCGGAATATGTCGCCTTATCCAACGCACTGCAAGGGTATTTTGAGAAGGTAGATAAAGACGGTTCCCTTTTCCCATGCTTCAATACTTTTTATGACTACCTGCAAAATGAATTTATTGAGGTACTGAAAGCGGATAAGGTCAAGGAAAAGGATTTCGATATTGATAATTTCCTGTACGTTTTGCGGCCCTATTACAAAGGCGGTGAGTTCGATTATCTGCTGAACGCAACAGAAAACCTTGATCTGCTGACGGAACGCTTTATTGTTTTCGAGCTGGATAACATCAAAGACCATCCTATTCTTTTTCCGGTGGTGACCATCATTATCATGGAGGTATTTATCAGCAAAATGCGAAAGCTGAAGGGCATCCGCAAGATGATCCTCATTGAAGAGGCATGGAAGGCGATTGCCAAAGAGGGTATGGCCGAATACATTAAATACCTGTTTAAAACAGTGCGTAAATTTTATGGGGAAGCCATTGTAGTAACGCAGGAAGTCGAAGACATTATCAGTTCTCCCGTTGTTAAACAGGCCATTATCAATAACTCCGATTGTAAGATACTCTTAGACCAAAGCAAATACCAGAACAAGTTCGACGCGATACAGGAACTATTGGGATTGACAGAGAAGGAGAAAGCTTTGATACTTTCCATTAACAAGGCTAATGACCCCGCAAGAAAATACAAGGAGGTTTTTATCAGCCTTGCCGGTATGCTCAGCCGGGTATATGCCACAGAAGTATCTCCCGAAGAATATATGGCCTATACCACCGAGGAATCGGAAAAAGTAAAGGTGATGCAGTATGCCCGCAAATATGGCAGCATAGAAAAAGGGATTGCGGCATTAGTCAATGAACACAAAAAATAA
- a CDS encoding acid shock protein, whose protein sequence is MKKVKSILGAFIITMGLSTAVFAGDKKTDVKTAVITTTESVAPAPAKAKAKSGVTYWVTGTTIVMGVASYTFDQTPQSCDGSGNPCQFTTDNGALSSPQPQSVIDGENGLIIDTRKN, encoded by the coding sequence ATGAAAAAAGTAAAATCAATACTCGGAGCATTTATTATTACTATGGGTTTATCCACTGCTGTGTTTGCCGGTGACAAGAAAACAGATGTAAAAACGGCAGTAATTACAACTACAGAAAGCGTGGCCCCTGCACCTGCAAAGGCCAAAGCAAAAAGCGGTGTGACCTATTGGGTCACAGGTACCACTATAGTGATGGGCGTTGCCTCTTATACTTTTGATCAAACACCTCAAAGCTGCGATGGAAGTGGCAACCCGTGCCAGTTCACAACGGACAATGGCGCCCTTTCTTCACCGCAGCCACAATCGGTAATCGACGGGGAAAATGGCCTTATTATTGATACAAGGAAAAATTAA
- a CDS encoding helix-turn-helix domain-containing protein, producing the protein MKFRPGKLLQATTLKKVLLPDQLKALVFPNAVVDYTEGLFGSFLSQEIKGDNYSISQHHFFINEPCVLYAVAEAPVLTVNYFLKGPPFPQFTGISDAGLTENYYRMYYVPQMKNEITFRKGNYSCIYVSYQHSYLKELTDRHNKLQSLFDYVMQPGEAIRSLASGKINAKIKSSLLNLTRTYANIKEQDLMIYVHLRELLFYHIRRHNTLDDLALMDSHTDRIAALENYIDENLTKPLHIETLIKLCNVNRTDFYKLFKSHFGESPYQFIQNHRIEWAMILITTTGESIGQIAWKVGFKDISSFNKAFKNRYKSSPNTFRL; encoded by the coding sequence ATGAAATTCAGGCCGGGAAAACTATTGCAGGCAACGACATTGAAAAAAGTTCTACTTCCGGACCAGCTCAAAGCATTAGTCTTTCCCAATGCAGTTGTTGACTACACCGAAGGTTTATTTGGAAGCTTTTTATCTCAGGAAATTAAGGGTGACAATTACAGTATATCACAGCACCATTTTTTCATTAACGAACCATGCGTACTTTATGCTGTTGCGGAAGCCCCGGTACTTACGGTTAATTACTTTCTGAAGGGGCCTCCATTTCCGCAATTTACAGGTATTAGTGATGCTGGATTAACGGAAAATTACTATCGGATGTACTATGTACCACAGATGAAAAATGAGATCACTTTCAGAAAAGGTAACTACTCCTGTATTTATGTTTCATACCAACATTCTTATCTCAAAGAATTAACAGATCGGCACAATAAACTGCAAAGCTTATTTGATTATGTAATGCAACCGGGCGAGGCTATACGATCTTTGGCTTCAGGTAAAATCAATGCGAAAATTAAATCTTCTTTATTGAATCTTACGAGAACCTATGCCAATATAAAAGAACAGGATTTGATGATTTATGTCCATTTGCGCGAACTATTGTTCTACCATATCCGGAGGCACAATACTTTGGATGACTTAGCACTCATGGACTCCCATACGGATAGAATAGCGGCTTTGGAAAATTACATCGATGAAAATTTAACGAAGCCACTGCATATTGAAACCCTAATTAAGTTGTGCAATGTCAACAGGACTGACTTTTACAAATTATTCAAATCGCACTTCGGAGAAAGCCCTTATCAGTTCATCCAAAACCATAGGATTGAATGGGCTATGATTCTAATCACTACTACTGGCGAGTCGATTGGTCAAATCGCCTGGAAAGTAGGATTCAAGGATATTTCCAGTTTCAACAAAGCATTTAAAAATCGTTATAAATCATCGCCTAACACATTTCGATTGTGA
- a CDS encoding RteC domain-containing protein produces METVIELYEQLKRKLMDIELTATNILELAKLSYQAVETSMIQLKAFVITYTFKDTAEEIYFFRELKPGFYSRMIYYIRLFEIETNKPDGSDRAQRKYFKKKLGGIKTYSEENIPFYKYYRSGARHMDIAYFTRDKFDILIGIDVSYFDCDPAFCTSHDYKVAMLLANEQLIAYLNKALQKLSGQYSDSKINVLEDLGLNWAETKTAFVELMYGLQSLGAFYNVKTKAKADINDIARFFEVVLGIDLGNYYRLYYDIRLRKKEPTTFIDKLKQSLIKRMNETDDR; encoded by the coding sequence ATGGAAACTGTGATTGAATTATACGAACAATTAAAAAGGAAATTGATGGATATTGAGTTAACGGCAACCAATATCTTAGAGCTTGCCAAACTATCTTACCAGGCTGTAGAAACGTCAATGATACAGCTAAAAGCTTTTGTCATTACTTATACTTTTAAGGACACGGCTGAGGAGATTTATTTTTTCAGGGAGTTAAAACCGGGCTTTTATTCCCGTATGATTTATTATATAAGGCTATTCGAGATCGAAACCAATAAGCCCGATGGCTCCGACAGGGCCCAACGAAAGTACTTTAAAAAGAAGTTGGGTGGCATTAAAACCTACTCAGAAGAGAACATACCATTCTATAAGTACTACCGCTCTGGGGCAAGGCATATGGACATTGCCTATTTTACAAGGGATAAATTTGATATCCTGATCGGCATTGATGTTTCCTACTTCGATTGTGACCCGGCCTTTTGTACCAGTCACGATTATAAAGTAGCGATGCTGCTTGCCAATGAACAGTTAATTGCCTATCTCAATAAAGCGTTGCAGAAACTAAGCGGCCAATATAGCGACAGCAAAATAAACGTGCTGGAAGATTTAGGCCTGAATTGGGCGGAAACCAAAACAGCCTTTGTGGAATTGATGTATGGCCTGCAAAGTCTGGGCGCATTCTACAATGTAAAAACAAAAGCTAAAGCCGATATTAACGACATAGCCCGTTTCTTCGAGGTTGTGTTGGGTATCGACCTCGGTAATTATTACCGCCTGTATTATGATATAAGGCTGCGTAAAAAAGAACCAACGACATTTATAGACAAGCTCAAACAAAGCCTGATCAAGCGAATGAACGAGACAGACGACAGGTAA
- a CDS encoding response regulator transcription factor: MTTDTVIHIAFAEDHAMFRQAVISFLNTIGGVAVDIEVANGKQLLDKLEEASVLPDICVLDMSMPVMDGFTTLVHIRQRWPDMKILVLSGFKHEVYIVRMMMAGINGYVHKSCGIEEVKVALVAIHSEGYYYSDQANSTLFHLVKTNVIKLQQFNDEEIEFLKYCCTDLTFHQIAVKMNVTDRNVEGKRDKLCERLGVNNRVSLAMFAVHMGLVHIEPNFSGKDILQNKLIKR, from the coding sequence ATGACAACTGATACTGTTATTCATATCGCGTTCGCCGAAGACCATGCCATGTTCAGACAAGCGGTCATTAGTTTCTTAAATACGATAGGAGGGGTTGCTGTAGATATCGAAGTCGCAAACGGCAAACAGCTGTTGGATAAATTAGAGGAAGCATCCGTATTGCCTGATATCTGCGTGCTCGATATGAGTATGCCGGTAATGGATGGGTTTACAACATTGGTACATATCCGGCAACGCTGGCCCGATATGAAAATATTAGTGTTGAGCGGGTTTAAACATGAGGTGTATATCGTCAGAATGATGATGGCCGGGATAAACGGTTATGTGCATAAAAGCTGCGGTATAGAAGAAGTTAAGGTTGCGCTTGTTGCCATTCACTCCGAGGGGTACTATTATTCTGATCAGGCCAATAGTACTCTTTTCCACCTCGTAAAAACGAACGTCATTAAGCTTCAGCAATTCAACGACGAGGAAATTGAATTTTTAAAGTATTGCTGTACAGACCTGACTTTTCATCAGATCGCCGTCAAGATGAATGTAACCGACAGGAACGTAGAAGGAAAAAGGGACAAGCTGTGTGAACGTTTAGGGGTAAATAACAGGGTTAGCCTGGCTATGTTCGCCGTTCACATGGGGCTGGTACATATAGAGCCAAATTTCTCAGGAAAAGATATTCTCCAAAATAAACTGATAAAACGATGA